The genomic stretch CATGCCTTAGTAACAACTTACCTTGTGTTAAACAACTAATTAAGTTCTgagactccagaactgtgtgaCCCAAATCTTCTTAACTGCTGTACTGTACAATTGGAATGTCCACAAGATAATTTCTTTATAGAGGGCCTGACAAATGTGccttgacttttctttctttcttttttttgataccAGGGTATTGCTCAGTTGTCCGGACTGtaatgtagtggtgtgatcatggctcactgcagcttcagccttctgggcctaagtgatcctcctgtttcagcctcccaaaaagctgggactacaagtgcatgccaccacacatggctaatttattttttgtagagatggggtcttgccatgttgcccaggctgctcttgaactcctggcctcaagcagtcctcctgcctcggccttccagaatgctgggattataggcatgaaccgctgtgcctggctgacttttcttaaataattaaatgcaTGACTACCACTTTAGCAAGTagaggcataccttgttttattgcactttgcagatagtgcgctttttttttgttgttgttgttagagatgggattttgctattattgcccaggctggtctcaaactcctgggctcaagcaatcttctggcctcagccttctaagtagctgagattacatgtgtgaaccaACATGCCCCATTCAGTAAGGTGCTTCTTACAAATGGAAGGTTTATGGCAGCCCTACATGGAGCAAGTCTGTTGACACCATTTTTTCAACAGCATCATGCTCACtttttgtctctgtgtcacattttggtaattcttgcaatatttcaaattttccactatttttatgtctgttatggtgatctatgATCAGAGATTTTTGATGTTTCTATTGTAAATGTTTTGGGGCTCTGCAAGCCATGCCCAAATAAGAGTGAACTTAAtcgataaatgtgtgtgttcctaCTGCTGCACTGGCcattcctccatctctctccatctccttGGGCCCtcctatttcctgagacacaacaacATTGAAATTAGGCTGATTAATAACCCTATAATGGGCTCCAAGTGTTCAAGTGAATGAGTCACACTTCtaccattttaaatcaaaagctagaaattattaagcttagtgaagaaggcatgtGGAAAACTGAAATAGACTGAAAATTAAGCCTCTGGCAtcaaacagttagccaagttgtgaatgcaaagaaaaagttcctGAAGGAggttaaaagtgctactccagtgaacacgcaaatcataagaaagtgaaacagctttattgctgatacggagaaagtttgagtggtctggatagaaaatcaaaccagccacagcatatctttaagccaaagcctaatctagagcaaggccctaactcttttcagttctctgaaggctgagagaagtgaggacggtgcagaagaaaagtttgaagctagcagtgGTAGGTTCATTAGGTTTAAGGAAAGAGCAGCCATTTCCAGAGCATGaaaatgcaaggtgaagcagcaagtgctgatggagaagctgcagcaagttatccagatctAGCTAAGATTGTTGATGAAGGTTGCTACActaaacagattttctttttttttcttttctttttttttttcttttgagacagagtctcgctctgtcacccagggtagagtgcagtggcctgatcttggctcactgcaacctctgcctcctgagttcaaatgattctcctgcctcagcctcctgagtagctgggattacaggcacgcaccaccacgcctggctaatttttgtatttttggtagtgacagggtttcgccatgttggtcaggctggtcttgaacttctgaccttgtgatccgcccacctcagcctcccaaagtgttgagattataggcgtgagccactgtgcctgaccaacaGATTTTCAGTATGGATGAAACAACCTTCTATTGGAACCTAAAGAGAAATCAATGCctggtttcaaagcttcaaagaataagctgactctcttgttaggggtcagtgcagctggtgactttaagttgaagccagtgctcactgGCCATTCTGAAAATCACAGAGTCCTTAggaatgatgctaaatctactctgccttgctctataaatggaacaacaaagcctggatgacagtaccTTTCTTTACAGcatgatttttgaatattttaagcccactgttgaaacCTACTGATCAGAAAaaggattcctttcaaaatattactgctcattgataaTGCACCTAGTTACTACTCAGGTGCTCTGGTGGCAGTGTACAAGCgcatgaatgttgttttcatgcctgtcaACACAGCATTCATTTTGTAGCCCAAGGATCAAGGGggtaattttgacttttaagtcttgttatttaagaaatacatttcgtAAGGCTAGAGATGAAATAGATAGTGATTAcactgatggatctgggcaaagttaATTCAAAaccttcaggaaaggattcaccattctagatgccattaataacattcatgattcatgggaggaggtcaaagtatcaacattaataggagtttggaagaagttgatttcaatcctcatggatgactttgagacttaagtggaggaagtaactgcagatgtggtcgaaatagcaagagaattagaagtggagcctgaagatgagaCTGAGTTGCTGCAACCCCATGATAAAATATCAGTGGATGAGAAGTtgctttttatggatgagcaaGGGAAGTTGTTTCTTGAGGTGGAATCTACTACTAGTGAGGATGctgtaaacattgttgaaatgatgaCGAAgagtttagaatattttataaacttagttgataaagtagTGGCAGAGTTTGAGAAAATTGACTCCaaatttgaaagaagttctactgtgggtaaaatgctgtcaaacagcatcacatgccgCAGAGCAATCTTTCATGAAGGGAAGAGTCTatcaatgcagcaaacttcattgttgtcttatttttaaaaattgcctcaACCACCCCAGTCTTCGGCAACCACCACCCTCATCAGTGAGCAACCATTAACGTCAAGGCCAGATCCTACGCCAAtgaaaagattatgactcactgaaggctgagatgatcattagcatttcttagcaataaactattttttaaaaattaaaaaaaactttttgaagaTAAATCAGACCAAAATGTCAAGCaataaaggattttaaaattaaggtacatACATTGTTTTTGAACAGTGAATTGCGCACATAATAGGCTCCAgtgtagtgtaaacataacttttatatatagtGGGAAACCAAAAATGTTTGTGtatcttgctttattgcaatactcactttattgcagtggtctggaactaaatatttccaaggtatgcctgtaagTTCCTCTGTAAAATGCCAAAATTATAACTGAAATTATTTAGAGCTTTTGCTTTCTATCAAATGCCATCACCTTCTTAAAGTTAATTTTCCTTACCACCATCACTAGCATTAATACTAGCACTAGCACTAGTAGCATTCTTCCTCCCAccgccccctcccccgacccAGTTGGTTTTCCACTGTGAAATCAGCTTTACAACTCATTTTAAGGGGCTTCAGGAATCAAGAACAAAGCTGCGCTGAGTGGGGGATGCTGGCGATTGGCTGGCTGCCCTGAGGGTGACCCACTGCTGTGTGTCAGCTTTCTGTGTGTCTTGGGTTCAAATTTGTACTGCACTAGAATAGATTGCCATAGTTCACGGGTGTGGTGGGAAGAAAAATGTCCTCTCCAGGAACGTCCACATTCTAATTCCTGCACCTGTACAGATGTAATCAATGGTCTTGAGAtgggagattattttggattatttatGTGGGCCCAGTGTTATCATGAGGGTTCCTATAAATTAAGACAGAGCCAGGCATGTGAGAGAAGGTGATGTCAGgacagaagcagagattggaatgaTGTGGGATCAAGAGCctaggaatgtgggcagcctctggAAGCGGGAAGAGATAAGAAAACCTGCCCGAGGGCCCCCAGAAGGAACGCAGGCCTGCCAATTCATTTCAgactgacctccagaactgtatgataataaatggtgattttcttttctttctttttgacatggagtttcacttttgttgcccaggctgcagtgcaatggtgtgatctcagctcactgcgagctctgcctcccgggttcaagcgattctcctgcctcagcctcccaagtagctgggatcacaagcatgcaccaccacacctggctaattttgtatttttagtagagatggggtttctctatgttggtcaggctggtcttgaactctcaatctcaggtgatctgcctgccttggcctcccatagtgctgggattataggcgtgagccactgcgcctggccataaatGGTGTTATTTTTAGCCACTAATtttgtggcaatttcttacagCAGTTACAGGAAACCTATAactgcattccaccctgttctaagtgctttacctCCATCCACTCATTTCATCCTCTCAATATCCCTGTGacccccactttgcagatgagaaaacaggttcAGCAAGGACAAGGGATTCGGGGTCCCATCATTAgtgaggtggcagagctgggatcctAACTTTGGCTGGCTCTGGAGGAGTCCTGCGTTTACCTCCTGTGCTGTGCTCCTcattaatcaattttaaaatcaatttcaaGTCAATATTAATTTCAAAATCTTGAGATcccatttaaatgcattttaaaggaCAAATCTCAAAAGGATATTTAAGGTACCATTCATTTCTTTGTAATCAGTGATTGGGGTCtgcattattttatgtttatgataGTACTAAAATGatgatcttattttttattctttttttttttttttttgagatggagtctcactctgtcaccccggctggagtgcagtggcgctatcttggctcactgtcagctccgcctcccggattcatgccattctcctgcctcagcctcccaagtagctgggactacaggtgcccgccaccgggcccggctaatttttattcttctatttttagtacagacggggtttcaccatgttagccaggatggtctcgatgtcctgaccttgtgatccgccctcctcggcctcccaaagtgttgggattacaggcttgggccaccgtgcccggccttattttttattctttttggatCTGCTGTAAAAGTCTCTTTATAACCATACTTATTTAAGATATTTGGTAAAACCTGATTTTTGTCTCTTctattactttaaaatttcattGGTGAAACTGGATTGTAAATGCCAGACCAGATTTGATGTGGAATCCTTTAATTCTACTTGAAATTGGGTAATAATTAGACAGCTTTATGCTTATTTGTTTATGAGGCTTTGTTAGTTcagaacataaaaatatgtaGTGCATGATTAAAACTTGTACTAATggatattaaattaataaattactcAATAAGTTTGAATACATTGTTTTCTAAGGATGACTCCTAGACGCACAAAAAATCAATATGTTGGAAAGAAAAGATTGTAGTCTTCTCGTAGTATTGAATAATGTTCTTCAAAATATCTTAATAGGATTTAGAACTTATTGTGGGATCCTACGCTTGACATTTAGCTTGTATTCAgctaaattattctttaaaaagcatGAGTTTGTCAATGAGAATTGTAGAAAAAAATACTGTCTTGGATTTCAGATTTGGTGCTGCATGTGTCTTTTCTGCTTGCTTTCAATCTAGGTATTCGCCTAGAAACACTTAAAGAAGAAAGTCAGTCAAGACATGCTCTACCTGCAAGTTTTGAAGCCAACAGTTTGCAGAAAAGCAACTGGGGTTTCTTACTTACTGGGCTTGTGGGTGGGACCCTGGTGGCTGTGTATGCTGTAGCCACACCGTTTGTAACGCCAGCCCTTCGAAAAGTCTGTTTGCCGTTTGTACCTGCAACTACAAAGCAGATTGAAAATGTTGTGAAAATGTTGCAATGCCGAAGAGGATCCCTTGTAGACATCGGTAGTGGCGACGGACGCATTGTGAGTTCTGCTAAAACATTTTAAGATTTGGAgccagaacttaaaatttttgCTTTACATTTAATAAGGCTACACAGAGACTTACTAAATCTGACAGCTTGAAAGAGTGCTCATTTCATGTTTGTTTGACTAAACTATTAAACTACCAGCATATTTGGAATTCATTTTTCCCAGATTTAATTTGTTCTTAAAGGAGGAAGTATGCTGTAGACATGCCAGGTGAAAAAGTACAGTTAACTGGTAATTATCAAATTGTCTGTTAAAATATGTGGGCCGACAGAGGTGGCATGAGAAGAAACATGTTAAATCATGGTGTTTCACTCCTTTACATTTTTGCCCCGTAGTTGTTTGCTtctatatttgtctgtttttatccaTGTATAAGTAATAATTCCTGTGGGGTAATATAGAGTTAAAATAAGAAAGAGCCAGTAATTAGCCCTCACTAAGCTGAAGATCAGACTTTTTATGAACTTCTCTCACTTGACCCCAGTTGGGCACctataaataaagacaaaaggcCACTGACGGGCAAGTGGGTGTCTCAGAGCAGGTTCCTCTGTGGGCAGGATGGCACCATCCTTGGCTTCATCCCAATGATGAGCTGAAAAGTTCCAGCAGCAGTGGGAAAGGCTGGTTCTATGAAGCATTTAGTGTGAAGGCCAGCAGGGCTCTATCACCAGCTCCTGCAGACATAGAGACTGATTTTGTGATTCTGAGCTAGAATAATCAGGAGGAGTTTAGAAAgttaagatatttttaatttaactttttttttttacttttaaaattgtgttaagATAGACATACCATAGtgtttaccatcttaaccatgtgCAGGTGTACGGTTCAGGGTGTGAAGCATATTCACGTTGCcatgccaccatcaccaccacccatctccagagctcttttcatcttgcaaaactgaaactctgcccTGATTAAATGATAACTTTCtattcccctcctcccctcaccctcTGGGAGCCACTATTTGTTTCTAAGAAATTTATTagtggctgggtacggtggctcgtgcctgtaatcccagcactttgggaggctgaggtgggcag from Symphalangus syndactylus isolate Jambi chromosome 16, NHGRI_mSymSyn1-v2.1_pri, whole genome shotgun sequence encodes the following:
- the ATPSCKMT gene encoding ATP synthase subunit C lysine N-methyltransferase isoform X8, with protein sequence MEGGGGIRLETLKEESQSRHALPASFEANSLQKSNWGFLLTGLVGGTLVAVYAVATPFVTPALRKVCLPFVPATTKQIENVVKMLQCRRGSLVDIGSGDGRIVIAAAKEGFTAVGYELNPWLVWYSRYRAWREGYFFAVLERCYFRCASNEE
- the ATPSCKMT gene encoding ATP synthase subunit C lysine N-methyltransferase isoform X4, whose product is MCLPLLDPTSHLPRWEAVKNRNFLLCLLLVELKGIRLETLKEESQSRHALPASFEANSLQKSNWGFLLTGLVGGTLVAVYAVATPFVTPALRKVCLPFVPATTKQIENVVKMLQCRRGSLVDIGSGDGRIVIAAAKEGFTAVGYELNPWLVWYSRYRAWREGYFFAVLERCYFRCASNDAAVGEET
- the ATPSCKMT gene encoding ATP synthase subunit C lysine N-methyltransferase isoform X5; this encodes MEGGGGIRLETLKEESQSRHALPASFEANSLQKSNWGFLLTGLVGGTLVAVYAVATPFVTPALRKVCLPFVPATTKQIENVVKMLQCRRGSLVDIGSGDGRIVIAAAKEGFTAVGYELNPWLVWYSRYRAWREGVHGSAKFYISDLWKVTFSQYSNVVIFGVPQMRSNFCLGLVF
- the ATPSCKMT gene encoding ATP synthase subunit C lysine N-methyltransferase isoform X6; protein product: MEGGGGIRLETLKEESQSRHALPASFEANSLQKSNWGFLLTGLVGGTLVAVYAVATPFVTPALRKVCLPFVPATTKQIENVVKMLQCRRGSLVDIGSGDGRIVIAAAKEGFTAVGYELNPWLVWYSRYRAWREGVHGSAKFYISDLWKYFREEEGDSNFKDGSTTTKHRWF
- the ATPSCKMT gene encoding ATP synthase subunit C lysine N-methyltransferase isoform X7, which encodes MEGGGGIRLETLKEESQSRHALPASFEANSLQKSNWGFLLTGLVGGTLVAVYAVATPFVTPALRKVCLPFVPATTKQIENVVKMLQCRRGSLVDIGSGDGRIVIAAAKEGFTAVGYELNPWLVWYSRYRAWREGYFFAVLERCYFRCASNDAAVGEET